A single region of the Eremothecium gossypii ATCC 10895 chromosome V, complete sequence genome encodes:
- the HHT1 gene encoding histone H3 (Syntenic homolog of Saccharomyces cerevisiae YBR010W (HHT1)) — MARTKQTARKSTGGKAPRKQLASKAARKSAPSTGGVKKPHRYKPGTVALREIRRFQKSTELLIRKLPFQRLVREIAQDFKTDLRFQSSAIGALQESVEAYLVSLFEDTNLAAIHAKRVTIQKKDIKLARRLRGERS, encoded by the coding sequence ATGGCAAGAACCAAGCAGACAGCAAGAAAGTCCACGGGTGGCAAGGCGCCCAGAAAGCAGCTCGCGTCCAAGGCGGCGCGCAAGTCCGCACCAtcgacgggcggtgtgaAGAAGCCGCACAGATACAAGCCGGGCACGGTGGCGTTGCGGGAAATCCGGCGCTTCCAGAAGTCCACGGAGCTCTTGATCCGCAAGCTTCCGTTCCAGCGGTTGGTGCGCGAGATCGCGCAGGACTTCAAGACGGACTTGCGGTTCCAGTCGTCGGCCATCGGCGCGTTGCAGGAGTCGGTGGAGGCGTACCTCGTGTCGTTGTTCGAGGACACGAACTTGGCGGCGATCCACGCGAAGCGGGTGACGATCCAGAAGAAGGACATCAAGTTGGCGCGCCGGTTGCGCGGCGAGCGCTCGTGA
- the TRP1 gene encoding phosphoribosylanthranilate isomerase TRP1 (Syntenic homolog of Saccharomyces cerevisiae YDR007W (TRP1)) — MVVAKVCGVRDAGAAAAAAAAGAGFVGMVCVPGRRRTVGREEARAIAAAVRGAPGTRLVGVFQDQAPEEVLRLQRELGLDAVQLHGAEDWAAFRAQLPASTLLIKSFVFPRDCEAALAMHRAARGRNCMVLFDAAGGGSGARLDWAALAAWGAAHADVQFMLAGGLTPANVAEAARLPGVVAVDVSSGVETGGAKDGNKIRQFVENAKGI, encoded by the coding sequence ATGGttgttgcgaaggtgtgcggcgtgcgggacgcgggcgcggcggcggcggcggcggcggcgggcgcggggTTCGTGGGGATGGTGTGTGTgccggggcggcggcggacggTGGGCCGCGAGGAGGCGCGCGCGAttgcggcggcggtgcgGGGCGCGCCGGGGACGAGGCTGGTGGGCGTGTTCCAAGACCAGGCGCCGGAGGAGGTGCTGCGGTtgcagcgcgagctggGGCTGGACGCGGTGCAGCTGCACGGCGCGGAGGACTGGGCGGCGTTCCGGGCGCAGCTGCCGGCGAGCACGCTGCTGATCAAGAGCTTCGTATTTCCCCGGGACTGCGAGGCCGCGCTGGCGATGCACcgggccgcgcgcggccgcaaCTGCATGGTGCTCTTCgacgcggcgggcggcggcagcggcgcgcggctggactgggccgcgctggcggcgtGGGGCGCGGCGCACGCGGACGTGCAGTTCATGCTGGCGGGCGGGCTGACGCCGGCCAACGTCGCGGAGGCCGCGCGCCTGCCGGGCGTGGTCGCGGTCGACGTCAGCAGCGGCGTGGAGACCGGCGGCGCGAAGGACGGCAACAAGATCCGGCAGTTTGTCGAGAACGCAAAAGGTATATAA
- the IPP1 gene encoding inorganic diphosphatase IPP1 (Syntenic homolog of Saccharomyces cerevisiae YBR011C (IPP1)): protein MSYTTRQIGAKNTLDYRVFIEKAGKVVSPFHDIPLYADEENQIFNMVVEIPRWTNAKLEITKEEAMNPIIQDTKKGKLRYVRNCFPHHGYIHNYGAFPQTWEDPNVAHPETKAYGDNDPLDVLEIGETIAYTGQVKQVKVLGVMALLDEGETDWKIIVIDVHDPLAPKLNDIEDVEKHLPGLLRATNEWFRIYKIPDGKPENQFAFSGEAKNRKYALDVIRECHEAWCQLVAGKAADDKKVSLANSTLQESVAYAPEVAAAVPAANPLPDAPIDKSIDKWFFISGSA from the coding sequence ATGAGCTACACTACCAGACAGATTGGAGCTAAGAACACCTTGGACTACCGGGTGTTCATCGAGAAGGCCGGCAAGGTCGTCTCGCCGTTCCACGACATCCCATTGTACGCGGACGAGGAGAACCAAATCTTCAACATGGTGGTGGAGATCCCAAGATGGACCAACGCCAAGCTTGAAATCACGAAGGAGGAGGCGATGAACCCCATCATCCAGGACACCAAGAAGGGCAAGCTCAGATACGTCAGAAACTGCTTCCCCCACCACGGCTACATCCACAACTACGGCGCGTTCCCCCAGACGTGGGAGGACCCCAACGTGGCGCACCCGGAGACCAAGGCATACGGTGACAACGACCCGCTCGACGTGCTCGAGATTGGTGAGACCATCGCGTACACCGGGCAGGTGAAGCAGGTCAAGGTGCTTGGCGTGATGGCGTTGCTCGACGAGGGCGAGACCGACTGGAAGATCATCGTGATCGACGTGCACGACCCGTTGGCGCCCAAGTTGAACGACATCGAGGACGTCGAGAAGCACCTACCGGGCCTGTTGCGCGCCACCAACGAGTGGTTCCGCATCTATAAGATCCCTGACGGCAAGCCTGAGAACCAGTTCGCGTTCTCCGGCGAGGCCAAGAACCGGAAGTACGCGCTCGACGTGATCCGCGAGTGCCACGAGGCCTGGTGCCAGTTGGTCGCCGGCAAGGCCGCCGACGACAAGAAGGTCTCCCTGGCCAACTCCACGTTGCAGGAGTCCGTCGCGTACGCGCCCGAGGTCGCCGCTGCCGTCCCGGCCGCCAACCCGCTCCCAGACGCGCCCATCGACAAGTCCATCGACAAGTGGTTCTTCATCTCCGGCTCCGCCTGA
- the APC11 gene encoding anaphase promoting complex subunit 11 (Syntenic homolog of Saccharomyces cerevisiae YDL008W (APC11)) — protein MQLQINNIQCVASWYWDVPKELKRDSPVYEDEDEEDVCGICRGSYNGTCPNCKLPGETCPLIVGSCHHNFHVHCIYQWLNTSTSKGLCPMCRQAFSLREGIRINEPHRDKFEKVLMKARQQSVVSVAGANPVGPDQDDVIIDQEFIR, from the coding sequence ATGCAGCTCCAAATAAACAACATCCAGTGCGTGGCGTCCTGGTACTGGGACGTGCCGAAGGAGTTGAAGCGCGACTCACCCGTCtacgaggacgaggacgaagaAGACGTTTGTGGAATCTGCCGCGGAAGCTACAACGGCACCTGCCCCAACTGCAAGCTCCCGGGCGAGACGTGCCCGTTGATCGTCGGCTCATGCCACCACAACTTCCACGTCCACTGCATCTACCAGTGGCTCAACACCTCCACGTCCAAGGGCCTCTGTCCGATGTGCAGGCAAGCGTTTTCACTCCGGGAGGGCATCCGCATTAACGAGCCCCACCGCGACAAGTTCGAGAAGGTGTTGATGAAGGCGCGCCAGCAGAGCGTGGTGAGCGTCGCGGGCGCCAACCCGGTCGGGCCGGACCAGGACGACGTCATCATCGACCAGGAGTTCATCCGCTGA
- a CDS encoding glutaredoxin (Syntenic homolog of Saccharomyces cerevisiae YDL010W (GRX6) and YBR014C (GRX7)) gives MLPKSNSKFISRRGMRMLLVTGVLLVLTYFIIQNGTTSDQFVTPIAPRPVPNAPSVQDTVEAEEPSVQLLSKGAEGAVAASKEDVDVARAQQQSKVLFDAAKTYNEILSLSSMVVFSKSTCPLSSGLKQLLNNNYEFLPDYQVVELDKHANGAELQKYVTKTTARSTVPNLVINGVSRGGHDSIMELHKTGELLESLRKWANGKITVTQKQRPSNS, from the coding sequence ATGCTACCCAAATCTAACAGTAAGTTCATCTCGAGGCGGGGGATGCGGATGCTCCTGGTCACAGGCGTGCTCCTCGTCCTTACGTACTTTATTATCCAGAATGGTACGACCAGCGACCAGTTCGTCACGCCGATAGCGCCGCGGCCAGTGCCTAACGCGCCCAGCGTGCAGGACACCGTGGAGGCCGAGGAGCCAAGCGTGCAGCTCCTGTCCAAGGGCGCGGAGGGCGCCGTGGCCGCAAGCAAAGAAGACGTCGATGTTGCGcgtgcgcagcagcagtcAAAGGTGCTGTTCGATGCGGCCAAGACGTACAACGAGATCCTCTCGTTGTCCTCGATGGTGGTCTTTTCCAAGAGTACCTGTCCGTTGAGCTCGGGCTTGAAACAGCTTTTGAACAACAACTACGAGTTCCTGCCCGACTATCAAGTGGTCGAGCTCGATAAGCACGCCAACGGCGCCGAGCTCCAGAAATACGTCACGAAGACTACCGCGCGCAGCACCGTGCCGAACCTCGTTATCAACGGGGTCTCGCGCGGCGGCCACGATAGCATTATGGAGCTCCACAAAACGGGCGAGCTTCTGGAGAGCCTCCGTAAGTGGGCTAATGGCAAAATCACCGTAACGCAAAAACAGCGCCCGTCGAACTCCTAG
- the MNN2 gene encoding alpha-1,2-mannosyltransferase MNN2 (Syntenic homolog of Saccharomyces cerevisiae YBR015C (MNN2)) — protein sequence MLRRKYSKTLKLSLITVALGALFLVTNRWLPGEFPSVYTEYLQNRLPNLGSFGKQQHMEEQESQTRQMIEEGEMRSKPSELLEEEAARTEQAERKSQIFAFYQKVFELLAEHSPSGQISHKSGRQCQVSQVVLQGHLDDTSHWPLLTREHLSKCLKMTQKDKQMVSDKHMHYVDALSNLKLSKRAYSGAGIVTVGGGKFSMLALLLIKSLRKVGTSLPVEVLIPPGEEEEYDYCSKLLPEVGAKCIYLKDVLPPAVINNHYFEGYQLKSAAIIASSFKDLLLLDADNIPILNLDDIFQSKPYVEHGLVLWPDFWRRSTSPDYYEIARVQVDYNRRVRNHIDNLTPASVYTQNMKDLSSIPMHDMEGTLPDPSTESGQLLIDKERHLSTVLLSLYYNVNGETWYYPLFSQGAPGEGDKETFIAAANFYRKPYYQVRTSTGAEGYHTKKGFSGVAMLQHDFREDYRRYEAAREDVKTKYAKSQQYDPEYTVEGFYKKYFEDPNQPPVDVMFVHANLPKFEPLKMSEKQLLMENGSHFRSYSHLDKLHNYDIELESFRVLNEYLCVRKVQLKFYKDKLSRPAKWNSMCKYVEDRLKFLESTHEEALRKT from the coding sequence ATGCTTAGGCGCAAGTACTCGAAGACGCTGAAGCTGAGCCTGATCACGGTGGCCCTGGGTGCGCTCTTCTTGGTGACGAACCGATGGCTGCCAGGCGAGTTCCCTTCGGTGTACACCGAGTACCTGCAGAACCGGCTCCCAAACCTGGGCTCGTTTGGGAAGCAGCAGCATATGGAGGAACAGGAAAGCCAGACGCGCCAGATGATCGAAGAGGGCGAGATGCGGAGCAAGCCGtcggagctgctggaggaggaaGCCGCGCGCACGGAGCAGGCCGAACGCAAGTCGCAGATCTTCGCGTTCTACCAGAAGGTGTTTGAACTGTTGGCGGAGCACTCGCCGTCGGGGCAGATCAGCCACAAGAGCGGGAGACAGTGCCAGGTGAGCCAAGTTGTGTTGCAGGGGCACTTGGATGACACGAGCCACTGGCCCCTGCTCACGCGCGAGCACTTGAGCAAGTGTCTCAAGATGACACAGAAGGACAAGCAGATGGTTTCAGACAAACACATGCACTACGTGGATGCGCTAAGCAACCTCAAGCTCAGCAAACGCGCCTACAGCGGCGCTGGCATCGTCACAGTTGGCGGCGGTAAGTTCAGCATGTTAGCATTGCTTCTGATCAAATCGCTTCGTAAAGTAGGCACCTCGCTGCCGGTGGAGGTGCTCATTCCCCCAGGTGAGGAGGAAGAGTATGATTATTGCTCCAAACTGCTCCCCGAGGTGGGCGCCAAATGTATCTACTTGAAAGACGTGCTCCCGCCCGCGGTTATCAATAACCACTACTTCGAAGGCTACCAGCTAAAGTCGGCCGCGATCATTGCATCGAGTTTCAAGGACCTCCTGCTTCTCGATGCGGATAATATTCCGATCCTGAACCTGGACGACATCTTCCAGTCAAAGCCATACGTCGAACACGGCCTTGTGCTGTGGCCCGACTTCTGGCGCAGGTCCACCAGCCCGGACTACTACGAGATCGCCCGCGTCCAGGTGGACTACAACCGCCGCGTCCGGAACCATATAGATAACCTGACCCCGGCCTCGGTGTATACCCAGAACATGAAGGATCTGTCTAGTATACCGATGCACGACATGGAGGGTACGCTGCCAGACCCCTCGACAGAGTCCGGCCAGCTGCTAATCGACAAGGAAAGGCACCTGAGCACAGTGCTGCTCTCCCTGTACTACAACGTCAACGGCGAGACGTGGTACTACCCTCTATTCTCGCAGGGCGCACCCGGAGAGGGTGACAAAGAAACATTCATTGCCGCCGCCAACTTCTACCGGAAGCCCTATTACCAGGTTAGAACCTCCACGGGCGCCGAAGGCTACCATACGAAGAAGGGCTTCTCTGGCGTGGCCATGCTGCAACACGACTTCAGAGAGGACTACCGCCGCTACGAGGCCGCCAGAGAGGACGTGAAGACCAAGTACGCCAAGTCGCAGCAGTACGACCCGGAGTACACGGTCGAGGGGTTCTACAAAAAGTACTTCGAGGACCCCAATCAGCCCCCCGTAGACGTGATGTTTGTGCACGCCAACCTGCCGAAGTTTGAGCCCCTTAAGATGTCGGAGAAACAACTGCTGATGGAGAACGGGAGCCACTTCCGCTCGTACAGCCACCTGGACAAGCTGCACAACTACGACATAGAGCTCGAGTCGTTCCGGGTCCTCAACGAATACCTCTGCGTCCGGAAGGTCCAGCTCAAATTCTACAAAGACAAGTTGTCAAGGCCAGCAAAGTGGAACTCGATGTGCAAGTATGTCGAGGACAGGCTGAAATTTCTTGAGAGCACACATGAAGAAGCCTTGCGGAAGACGTAA
- a CDS encoding AER018W-Ap (NOHBY539; No homolog in Saccharomyces cerevisiae): MRRGGILAGIMFVSTAARWPGAAWAGSILDVCGGSTAGCSADGDIHNALLDPVLAAAQELALRTFYCEGDPFSKIYVRLKALELTTTPEDIKRILETWPRWGLRGAGAANESTLYDAILREALEAEVADLVAREEAGEADAALLGGAWDFAQDIALFERPIMEVAAAYVDALRGLKAILQEPGNVNTDVVRAWINDWFVKSPMMFRLALLQIKSSAKRMALERKYRRYYLQRILTGAWFYVDITHAAQRLFGEYRTGFDDVYPEVYNKFLHNLNSSFVEEFNSFYRRPNFASESPTDGDPQEIMFRMLEYSLRGVFALKEPMATCFLGVAFVSAHDECYKCIVNTSQRELVLMYKLITMYMSMKTKSS; the protein is encoded by the coding sequence ATGCGCAGGGGCGGGATACTAGCGGGGATAATGTTCGTGTCGACGGCAGCGCGGTGGCCGGGGGCCGCCTGGGCGGGGTCGATTTTGGATGTGTGTGGCGGGAGCACGGCGGGATGCAGCGCAGACGGGGACATACACAATGCGTTGCTTGACCCGGTGttggcggcggcgcaggagTTGGCGCTCCGGACGTTCTACTGCGAGGGCGATCCGTTCAGCAAAATTTACGTGCGGTTAAAAGCGCTCGAGCTTACGACGACGCCGGAGGACATCAAGCGGATCTTGGAGACCTGGCCGCGGTGGGGGCTTcggggcgcgggcgcggcgaaCGAGTCCACGCTGTACGACGCGATTTTGAgggaggcgctggaggcTGAGGTGGCAGACCTCGTGGCGCGCGAGGAGGCGGGGGAGGCCGacgcggcgctgctgggcgGCGCCTGGGACTTCGCGCAGGACATTGCGCTGTTCGAGCGACCGATCATGGAGGTCGCGGCGGCGTACGTCGACGCGCTACGCGGCTTGAAGGCGATCCTACAGGAGCCCGGGAACGTGAACACAGACGTGGTCCGGGCCTGGATCAACGACTGGTTTGTCAAGTCTCCGATGATGTTCCGTCTCGCCTTGCTCCAGATAAAGAGCTCTGCAAAGCGCATGGCACTCGAACGGAAATACAGGCGGTACTACCTCCAGCGCATTCTCACTGGCGCCTGGTTTTACGTGGATATAACGCACGCGGCGCAGCGGTTATTTGGGGAATATCGCACGGGCTTTGATGACGTCTATCCCGAAGTGTACAACAAATTCTTGCACAATTTGAATAGCTCGTTTGTGGAGGAGTTCAATAGCTTCTACCGTCGTCCCAACTTCGCCTCCGAATCGCCCACCGATGGTGATCCACAAGAAATCATGTTTAGGATGCTCGAGTACTCACTCAGGGGAGTCTTCGCGCTAAAAGAGCCGATGGCGACCTGTTTCCTTGGAGTAGCATTCGTATCTGCCCACGATGAATGTTATAAGTGTATTGTAAATACGAGCCAACGCGAGTTGGTGCTTATGTATAAACTTATAACTATGTACATGTCAATGAAAACCAAATCAAGTTAA
- the MDM20 gene encoding Mdm20p (Syntenic homolog of Saccharomyces cerevisiae YOL076W (MDM20)), whose protein sequence is MNKHEEEILTLVQKDSYKQAINAVSKVVRQFPSSTYFRLLEQYVRFKQSPSKYQYELMLGPLLEANTTLPHDAKSLDLLRTFLLELYSPIPPLKPYETAMKKYPTFDLCYRWFQQAIQDLDFNSLNRATFQLSRFCKDVRAAKFWNAVVLLSWARVRPATMAKQEQQLLPQLAYKILVQLKPYPKEEELVVFCQVCELLDEDKAAEIVDEILTFWGAEKANSLDLYLKDLLLDNLLKLERHADLYEVCGKLLVHLDDFVLCKTLAQSAHKLGLPRADVESQLPATRNGLLTHLELGVLYNGRVTTDDLQPYLARFHDKTCCPVDLEHYMEHIDRSQLLTLFSSFERSIDHDVNWARICPETTMDQFSNLFLEYRPTLLTKPDTNYSCCSHLILQLVQNLVVDSRITLGNVLTAISLLESYQAQDAYNYDTRIWLIVLYQYLGITPAAHKHYENLKVKNVQNDIVDHLLYTRYASFFPNKSHPYVQALCLAEDEQPIYQSLGGLPTLLKIAFERKSYTKLPGMFSFYDQLRRSIMRWHKIGEHLKLLRICNDKRASHLKRIQMEILNLNLPESNSLADNRDFNVVFETANDKNAFSTLSGYMRVDDAYVRLQLCQEFMLEGISAGAFSPVVEILAPAQKDFKQFTRYEKWAWDVISNVYEHMDDIQEEFLMDHLQKIPDFGLERDWKLVHGYSTVLLTLKTLDGIKRIKSPTLKKLMKDQLQHVRGRCSSIFDEYAEEIATCSVDIEFLSRFGCQPASESATQSLREVFKALRNL, encoded by the coding sequence ATGAATAAGCACGAAGAGGAGATATTAACGCTTGTGCAGAAGGATTCGTACAAACAGGCCATCAATGCCGTGAGCAAGGTTGTGCGCCAGTTCCCGTCGTCGACCTATTTCAGGCTGCTCGAACAGTACGTGCGCTTTAAGCAGTCGCCCAGCAAGTACCAGTACGAGCTGATGCTGGGGCCGCTTCTGGAGGCGAACACGACGCTGCCGCATGACGCAAAGTCGTTGGACCTGCTGCGTACATTTCTGTTAGAGCTTTACAGCCCCATTCCCCCGCTGAAACCGTACGAGACAGCAATGAAGAAATACCCGACGTTCGACCTGTGCTACCGGTGGTTCCAGCAGGCGATTCAGGACTTGGACTTCAATTCGCTAAACCGCGCCACGTTTCAGCTGAGCCGGTTCTGTAAGGATGTCCGGGCAGCGAAGTTCTGGAACGCGGTTGTGTTGCTCTCTTGGGCCAGGGTGCGCCCTGCTACCATGGCGAAGCAAGAGCAGCAGCTATTGCCGCAGCTTGCCTACAAGATTCTCGTCCAACTGAAGCCCTATCCaaaggaggaggagctaGTTGTATTCTGCCAGGTTTGTGAGCTGCTCGACGAAGATAAGGCAGCGGAAATCGTGGATGAGATACTCACCTTCTGGGGAGCCGAAAAAGCCAATTCTCTGGACCTGTACCTGAAAGACTTGTTGTTGGATAATTTGCTGAAGCTTGAGCGGCACGCGGATCTCTACGAAGTATGCGGCAAACTGCTCGTGCATCTAGACGACTTCGTACTCTGCAAAACGCTTGCGCAGAGCGCTCACAAGCTAGGTCTACCACGTGCAGATGTCGAAAGCCAGCTGCCAGCTACAAGAAACGGGTTACTCACCCACCTCGAACTCGGGGTTCTCTACAATGGCCGTGTCACTACAGATGATCTGCAGCCATACTTGGCTCGCTTCCACGACAAAACCTGCTGCCCTGTTGACCTGGAGCACTACATGGAACACATAGATAGGTCACAGCTGTTGACTCTCTTTTCGAGCTTTGAAAGATCCATAGACCATGATGTCAACTGGGCACGGATTTGCCCAGAAACAACCATGGACCAGTTTAGCAACCTATTTCTGGAATATCGACCAACCTTGCTGACCAAGCCAGACACAAACTATTCTTGCTGCTCTCATTTGATTTTACAACTCGTGCAGAACCTAGTGGTCGATTCCCGGATAACCCTGGGGAACGTCCTAACAGCGATTTCTCTGTTGGAGTCATACCAAGCTCAAGACGCCTACAACTACGATACCAGAATATGGTTGATCGTGCTATATCAATACCTTGGCATCACCCCAGCAGCGCACAAGCACTACGAAAATTTGAAGGTGAAAAATGTTCAAAACGACATCGTGGACCATCTGCTGTATACCCGGTACGCTTCCTTCTTCCCGAACAAATCACACCCCTATGTACAGGCCCTTTGTCTCGCGGAAGACGAGCAACCGATCTATCAATCCCTAGGCGGATTGCCCACGCTGCTGAAAATAGCGTTTGAAAGAAAGAGCTACACCAAGTTGCCCGGCATGTTTTCTTTTTATGATCAGCTGCGAAGGTCTATTATGAGGTGGCACAAAATTGGAGAACACCTAAAACTACTCCGGATCTGCAACGATAAGAGAGCGTCTCACCTAAAGCGTATACAGATGGAGATTCTCAATTTGAATCTGCCAGAATCAAACTCCTTGGCTGACAACCGTGACTTTAATGTGGTCTTCGAGACCGCGAATGATAAGAATGCATTTTCAACATTGTCTGGATACATGCGTGTTGACGATGCCTACGTAAGGCTTCAATTATGTCAGGAATTTATGTTGGAGGGTATTAGTGCTGGGGCTTTCTCCCCAGTGGTGGAGATTCTCGCGCCAGCACAAAAAGACTTCAAACAATTCACCAGATATGAAAAGTGGGCCTGGGACGTCATCTCCAATGTGTACGAGCACATGGATGATATTCAGGAGGAATTTTTGATGGATCATCTACAAAAGATACCGGACTTTGGTCTTGAGCGTGACTGGAAGCTTGTGCATGGCTATAGTACTGTGTTGTTAACTTTGAAGACCTTGGATGGAATAAAACGGATAAAGTCTCCGACACTAAAGAAATTGATGAAGGACCAACTGCAACATGTCCGCGGTAGGTGTTCGTCGATCTTCGACGAATACGCAGAGGAGATTGCAACATGTTCGGTAGACATTGAGTTCCTGTCGCGCTTTGGTTGCCAGCCTGCCTCCGAGTCTGCGACTCAAAGCCTGCGCGAGGTTTTCAAGGCCCTCCGCAATTTGTAA